In one Alistipes sp. ZOR0009 genomic region, the following are encoded:
- a CDS encoding glycoside hydrolase family 97 protein: MRKILIALLGVLSISSIANAQKRYVLTSPDKQITATITAGDTLTYKVDYKGETVLQPSKLTLTFGGLKTFGVKPKVANAKQTSVDEIIDAVVAQKSSKIADSYNQLTIKFRRGYAIAFRAYNDGVAYRWQTTIKGEHIVKDELVEFAFPDKAKLWFPEEKSIYSHQERKYSYINLAEVGPTRFGSTGMLVDLGKAKVYLSESDLEEYPGMFLRGSASKPNSLIGKFAGYPLEVKSKSDRDEVVTQYADFLAKTAGSRTFPWRLMVITDNDIKLAESMMVYKLASENRIKDPSWIKPGKVAWDWWNDLNIYNTEIKSGVNTETYKYYIDFASRYGLRYIILDEGWYHLEDVLKVKKEVNIEELISYGKSKNVDIILWVTWKALNEKMDEALTQFEKWGVKGIKVDFMQRDDQKMVEFYYTTASKAAEHKLLVDYHGAYKPTGLQRTFPNVISFEGVYGLEQNKWTDDETVDHNVTLPFIRMVAGPMDFTPGAMLNATKDEFKANWSRPMAYGTRCHQLGMYVIYESPLQMLADSPSNYYHEPAAMDFLSKVPTVWDQTIGIDGKVGDFIIMARRSGSQWYIGGMTDWTSRDATIKLDFLPEGEHTLTLWQDGPNADKAAVDCITKKITVSKGQTITIPMAKGGGFVGIIE, from the coding sequence ATGAGAAAAATTCTAATAGCTTTACTAGGAGTGCTTTCTATTAGCAGCATAGCAAATGCGCAAAAACGCTATGTCCTAACATCTCCCGATAAGCAAATCACTGCAACAATTACGGCAGGCGATACCCTTACCTATAAAGTCGATTACAAAGGAGAGACCGTCCTACAACCATCGAAGCTAACGCTCACCTTTGGCGGACTAAAGACCTTTGGCGTTAAACCCAAGGTTGCAAATGCCAAACAAACCTCTGTTGACGAAATAATTGATGCGGTAGTTGCCCAAAAATCCTCCAAGATTGCCGATAGCTACAACCAGCTAACTATCAAATTTAGGAGAGGATACGCTATAGCTTTCCGCGCATACAACGATGGTGTTGCATACCGCTGGCAAACCACCATCAAAGGAGAGCATATTGTAAAAGATGAGCTGGTTGAATTTGCCTTTCCCGACAAAGCAAAGCTATGGTTTCCGGAAGAGAAAAGCATCTACTCGCATCAGGAGCGTAAATACAGCTACATTAACCTAGCGGAAGTTGGACCAACCCGATTCGGATCAACAGGAATGCTTGTTGACTTAGGGAAAGCTAAGGTTTACCTCTCAGAATCGGATTTGGAAGAGTATCCAGGAATGTTTCTACGAGGTAGTGCATCAAAGCCAAACTCGTTGATCGGAAAATTTGCAGGATATCCGCTTGAGGTAAAATCAAAATCGGATAGAGACGAGGTGGTAACCCAGTATGCCGATTTTTTGGCTAAAACCGCAGGCTCCAGAACATTTCCTTGGCGCCTAATGGTAATTACCGACAACGACATAAAGTTGGCTGAGTCGATGATGGTTTACAAGCTGGCATCCGAAAATAGAATAAAAGATCCATCGTGGATTAAACCTGGGAAAGTTGCCTGGGACTGGTGGAATGATCTAAACATATACAACACAGAGATCAAATCGGGTGTAAATACCGAAACCTACAAGTACTATATCGACTTTGCAAGCAGATATGGCCTTCGCTACATCATCCTTGATGAAGGATGGTACCACCTCGAAGATGTGCTAAAGGTAAAAAAGGAGGTGAATATAGAGGAGCTAATCAGCTACGGCAAATCGAAGAACGTAGATATCATACTTTGGGTTACATGGAAAGCCCTAAACGAAAAGATGGATGAAGCCTTGACCCAATTCGAAAAATGGGGAGTTAAGGGCATTAAGGTTGACTTCATGCAGCGCGACGATCAAAAGATGGTAGAGTTTTACTATACCACAGCGAGCAAAGCGGCCGAACATAAGCTGCTAGTCGACTATCATGGCGCCTACAAGCCAACCGGATTACAGCGAACCTTCCCGAACGTAATAAGCTTCGAGGGTGTTTACGGCCTAGAGCAAAATAAGTGGACAGACGACGAAACCGTAGACCACAACGTAACGCTTCCTTTCATCAGAATGGTTGCAGGGCCAATGGACTTTACGCCTGGAGCAATGCTTAACGCTACCAAAGATGAGTTTAAAGCCAACTGGAGTCGTCCAATGGCTTACGGAACCCGCTGCCATCAGCTGGGAATGTATGTAATTTACGAAAGTCCGCTACAAATGCTTGCCGATAGCCCTTCGAACTACTACCACGAACCAGCTGCTATGGATTTCCTATCAAAAGTTCCTACCGTTTGGGACCAAACCATAGGAATTGATGGAAAGGTAGGAGATTTCATTATCATGGCTCGCCGCAGCGGCAGCCAATGGTACATTGGAGGAATGACCGACTGGACCTCGCGAGATGCAACCATTAAGCTCGATTTTCTGCCAGAAGGGGAGCACACGCTAACGCTTTGGCAGGATGGCCCCAACGCCGATAAGGCAGCGGTAGACTGCATAACCAAAAAGATAACAGTTAGCAAAGGGCAAACAATCACCATCCCAATGGCCAAAGGAGGTGGGTTTGTTGGCATAATAGAATAA
- a CDS encoding glycyl-radical enzyme activating protein, with translation MEKGIAFDIKRFAVNDGPGIRTVIFLKGCPLKCQWCHNPEGISRDIELCTKNVKVDGVSYCMPHRIGYETSSTELIAEVMKDQIFMEDSGGGVTFSGGEPLLQHDLLKEALQGLRQRGVHTAVDTSGLSTWNIFEKINPYTNLYLYDLKCIDNDKHIRMTGVSNAAIIENLKRLSGTGIPFHIRIPVIPTLNFDDEEMQRIYTFLTSLKGIRQVDLLPYHKVAQSKYERMGITNKLFEERSLGAEDLQSYAELFRNLNVPVTIGG, from the coding sequence ATGGAAAAAGGAATTGCTTTCGACATCAAACGCTTTGCCGTTAATGATGGCCCAGGTATTAGGACTGTTATATTCCTAAAAGGCTGCCCCCTAAAATGCCAATGGTGCCATAATCCCGAAGGAATAAGCAGGGATATAGAGCTTTGCACCAAAAACGTAAAAGTAGATGGGGTAAGCTACTGCATGCCTCACCGCATAGGGTACGAAACGTCATCAACCGAGCTTATTGCCGAGGTTATGAAGGATCAAATATTCATGGAGGATTCGGGAGGAGGGGTTACCTTCTCTGGCGGCGAACCGCTACTGCAGCACGACCTTCTAAAGGAGGCGCTACAGGGCCTAAGACAGCGAGGTGTACACACCGCTGTAGATACTTCGGGCCTATCCACCTGGAATATATTTGAAAAAATAAATCCCTACACCAACCTTTACCTGTACGACCTCAAATGCATCGATAACGACAAGCATATCCGCATGACAGGCGTATCGAACGCGGCTATTATCGAAAATCTAAAACGGCTATCGGGCACCGGCATCCCCTTTCATATACGGATACCGGTAATTCCCACCCTCAACTTCGACGATGAGGAGATGCAGCGAATCTATACATTCCTGACATCCCTAAAGGGAATTAGGCAGGTAGACCTGCTGCCCTACCACAAGGTAGCCCAATCTAAATACGAACGAATGGGCATTACCAACAAGCTGTTTGAGGAGCGCTCGCTTGGCGCAGAGGATCTCCAATCCTACGCCGAGCTCTTCCGCAACCTTAATGTACCTGTTACTATTGGAGGCTAG
- the rnr gene encoding ribonuclease R, which produces MKKVKSDEKSSSKSIKKKSIEKHIFEIISTHPNKSFSYKEIAKTLGLKDNGQKHTVMVCLTELKRMGMVNEIEHGVFKVVTKGGFVVGKVDMTQSGSAFIISPDTEEDVFISPSKMNQALHGDTVRVYVYPYKGKKRPEGEIVEILEAGKRQYVGTVEMSPNYIFVVPDGKQMPFDIFVPMRHAGDAQNGDKVIVKVIEMPKTGKNPIGEIVEVLGKPGDNEVEMHAILADYGLPYKFPEEVERAADFIKDDIIPSEIAKRRDMRHITTFTIDPADAKDFDDALSFSKLPNGHIEVGVHIADVSHYLQPGSIIDKEAVERATSVYLVDRTVPMLPERLSNFLCSLRPNEDKLTYSAVFELDEDANVINTWIGRTVTHSDRRFTYEEAQEVIETGNGDYKDEILTLHKLAQKLRADRFKHGAIAFDREEAKFEIDETGKPLRVYFKTQKESNQLIEEFMLLANKKVAEHIGKVKGRSKPKTFVYRIHDVPNPEKYDTFRRFVVKFGYYLQASNSKGISKELNQLLSDVKGKTEENLIETLAVRSMAKAKYSTENIGHYGLQFDYYTHFTSPIRRYPDVMVHRLLDMYDHGASSQDQESYEELCLQSSEMEIKASDAERASIKYKMVEFMVDKVGMEFDGIVSGVTDWGIYVEIKENKVEGMVSTRDLTDDSYIFDEDSYSLVGRNTGRRFTLGDEVRIRVLRTNLARKQLDYELIGVGGQEVSFEPAVNTGFSGKGSARTSREPHKSRSEGRKTERKSGSRKSGEKKAGKKSSSKRRR; this is translated from the coding sequence ATGAAGAAAGTTAAAAGCGACGAAAAATCAAGCAGCAAAAGCATTAAGAAAAAAAGTATCGAAAAGCACATTTTTGAGATTATCTCCACGCATCCCAACAAATCATTTAGCTACAAAGAGATTGCTAAAACTTTGGGATTGAAGGATAACGGACAAAAGCACACCGTGATGGTTTGCCTAACAGAGCTCAAGCGCATGGGCATGGTGAACGAGATTGAGCACGGGGTATTTAAGGTTGTTACCAAGGGGGGATTTGTTGTCGGCAAGGTAGATATGACGCAGAGTGGTTCTGCCTTTATCATATCACCAGATACCGAAGAAGATGTATTCATTTCGCCAAGTAAAATGAACCAAGCGCTACACGGCGATACGGTTCGCGTTTACGTTTATCCCTATAAAGGGAAAAAACGCCCAGAAGGAGAAATCGTAGAGATACTTGAAGCAGGAAAGCGTCAATATGTTGGAACGGTAGAGATGTCGCCCAACTATATATTCGTAGTACCCGATGGCAAGCAAATGCCGTTCGACATATTTGTACCAATGCGCCATGCTGGCGATGCCCAAAATGGCGACAAGGTAATTGTTAAGGTTATCGAGATGCCTAAAACAGGGAAGAATCCAATTGGAGAAATCGTTGAAGTTTTAGGAAAGCCTGGCGACAATGAGGTAGAAATGCACGCAATACTAGCCGATTACGGACTACCATATAAGTTTCCTGAAGAGGTTGAGCGCGCAGCAGATTTCATTAAAGATGACATAATTCCATCAGAAATTGCCAAGCGCCGAGATATGCGCCACATTACCACGTTTACTATAGACCCTGCTGACGCCAAGGACTTTGACGATGCATTATCGTTTAGTAAGCTCCCCAATGGCCATATTGAGGTTGGCGTACACATTGCAGATGTTTCGCACTACCTACAGCCAGGCTCTATTATCGATAAGGAGGCTGTAGAAAGAGCAACATCCGTTTATCTTGTAGATAGAACCGTTCCGATGCTACCAGAGCGGCTATCAAACTTCCTCTGCTCGCTTCGTCCTAACGAGGACAAGCTTACCTACTCGGCTGTATTTGAGTTGGACGAAGATGCCAATGTAATTAACACATGGATAGGCAGAACCGTTACCCACTCGGATCGTAGATTTACCTATGAGGAAGCTCAGGAGGTTATTGAAACAGGGAATGGTGACTACAAAGATGAGATTCTAACCCTACATAAGCTGGCCCAGAAATTACGTGCCGACAGATTCAAGCACGGAGCCATTGCCTTTGATAGAGAAGAGGCCAAATTCGAAATAGATGAGACAGGAAAGCCTCTAAGAGTCTACTTTAAGACACAAAAGGAGAGCAATCAGCTCATAGAAGAGTTTATGCTTTTGGCCAACAAGAAAGTTGCAGAACATATTGGTAAGGTAAAAGGAAGAAGTAAACCAAAAACATTTGTTTACCGTATTCACGACGTGCCTAATCCCGAAAAGTACGACACCTTCCGCCGTTTTGTTGTGAAATTTGGTTACTACCTACAAGCAAGCAACAGCAAAGGCATCTCAAAAGAGCTAAATCAGCTGCTATCTGACGTAAAAGGCAAGACTGAGGAAAACCTGATAGAGACCCTAGCGGTACGCTCGATGGCAAAGGCAAAATACTCGACTGAAAACATAGGCCACTACGGGCTACAGTTCGACTACTATACCCATTTCACCTCACCTATTCGACGCTACCCGGATGTGATGGTGCATCGCTTGCTCGACATGTACGATCATGGTGCCTCTTCTCAGGATCAAGAATCGTACGAAGAGCTATGCCTACAATCCTCCGAAATGGAGATCAAAGCATCCGATGCCGAAAGAGCATCCATCAAGTACAAAATGGTAGAGTTCATGGTGGATAAAGTTGGGATGGAGTTCGATGGTATCGTTTCTGGCGTTACGGATTGGGGCATCTACGTAGAGATCAAGGAAAACAAGGTTGAAGGAATGGTTTCGACCCGCGACCTAACCGACGATAGCTACATCTTTGATGAGGACAGCTACAGCCTAGTTGGCCGCAACACTGGAAGACGCTTTACCCTTGGAGATGAAGTGCGCATACGTGTTCTACGAACCAACCTAGCGCGCAAGCAGCTAGACTACGAGCTAATTGGAGTTGGCGGCCAAGAAGTTTCCTTTGAACCTGCCGTTAACACAGGATTCTCAGGAAAAGGAAGCGCCCGAACCAGCAGAGAACCGCATAAAAGCAGATCGGAAGGACGCAAAACAGAGCGAAAATCGGGAAGCCGAAAAAGCGGTGAAAAGAAAGCAGGAAAAAAATCAAGCAGCAAAAGAAGAAGATAA
- the hypD gene encoding trans-4-hydroxy-L-proline dehydratase translates to MNERVKQLREESLNAVNTLSSERGILITQFFKSMEDHKISVPMLRAMSFDYILNNKKIYIGKGELIVGERGPKPKATPTYPEICVHTQDDLEILNNRKHVSFKVDEQTRIDFRDIITPYWTGRTNRDRIMRAQNKEWKKAFEAGIFTEFMEQRAPGHTVCGGKIYQMGMNDFIEQIDGVIKQICVQKDIDSNKLEELKSMRVAAQAIISYANRHADELEILASTEQDTAREAELRKMAQVCRNVPANKPQTFHEALQYYWFIHLGVITELNPWDAFNPGRLDQHLYPFYIADIENGTLTKEEAIELLQCFWVKFNNHPSPPKVGITAQESSTYTDFCLINVGGVKEDGSDGVNEVSFMILDVIEEMRLLQPSSMVQLSKKNPDSFIDRTIHISKTGFGQPSIFNTDAMIQEMLRQGKSITDARRGGASGCVEVGAFGTEAYWLSGYFNIPKIFELTLNNGYDPRTSQQLGPKTGDAAAFTSYEELLKAFEEQVNHFMRIKIEGNVKNERIFAQFMPVPFLSILVDDCITNGVDYNAGGARYNTTYVQGVGLGTITDCLSAIKFHVFEKKNVSMSIMLQALRSNFEGYQNLRNELIFNTPKYGNDDDRADRCLNEVFEIYYNAVDGKPNPRGGVHRVDLLPTTCHIYFGKVTGALPDGRKANTPLSEGISPSQGCDTNGPTAAIKSASKIDHVRTGGTLLNMKFAPQFFKNEEAIKRVSSLVRSYFKLDGHHIQFNVVNADTLRKAQKQPELYRDLIVRVAGFSDYFNDLGPELQNEIITRTEHESI, encoded by the coding sequence ATGAACGAAAGAGTTAAACAACTACGAGAGGAGAGCTTAAATGCTGTAAACACCCTTTCGTCCGAACGGGGGATACTGATAACCCAGTTCTTTAAAAGTATGGAGGATCATAAGATATCGGTACCTATGCTTAGGGCCATGTCCTTCGACTACATCCTCAACAATAAAAAAATATATATAGGTAAAGGGGAGCTTATCGTGGGCGAAAGAGGTCCAAAGCCCAAGGCTACACCAACCTACCCCGAGATTTGCGTCCACACCCAGGACGATCTCGAAATCCTCAACAACCGTAAGCATGTATCCTTTAAGGTCGACGAGCAAACACGCATCGACTTTAGGGATATCATTACCCCCTACTGGACTGGTCGTACCAACCGCGACCGAATAATGAGAGCCCAGAATAAGGAGTGGAAGAAAGCCTTCGAAGCGGGCATCTTTACCGAGTTTATGGAGCAGCGCGCTCCCGGACATACGGTGTGCGGTGGCAAAATCTACCAGATGGGAATGAACGACTTCATCGAACAAATTGATGGGGTTATTAAGCAGATCTGCGTCCAAAAGGATATCGACAGCAATAAGCTCGAGGAGCTAAAGTCGATGCGGGTTGCAGCCCAAGCCATCATCAGCTACGCCAACAGGCACGCCGACGAGCTCGAAATCCTTGCATCAACCGAACAGGATACGGCTCGCGAGGCGGAGCTCCGCAAGATGGCTCAGGTATGCCGCAACGTACCGGCCAATAAGCCCCAAACATTCCACGAGGCGCTCCAGTACTACTGGTTTATCCACCTTGGCGTAATCACCGAGCTCAACCCTTGGGATGCCTTCAACCCCGGCCGATTAGATCAGCACCTTTACCCCTTCTATATCGCCGACATAGAGAATGGAACCCTAACAAAAGAGGAGGCCATAGAGCTGCTCCAATGCTTTTGGGTGAAGTTCAACAACCACCCCTCACCTCCTAAAGTAGGAATCACCGCGCAGGAGAGCAGCACCTACACCGACTTCTGCCTAATAAACGTGGGAGGTGTTAAGGAGGATGGCAGCGATGGCGTTAACGAGGTCTCCTTCATGATTCTCGATGTTATCGAGGAGATGCGCCTGCTTCAACCCAGCTCTATGGTGCAGCTATCGAAGAAGAACCCCGACAGCTTTATCGATCGAACCATCCACATCTCCAAAACTGGCTTCGGGCAGCCCTCCATCTTCAACACAGACGCCATGATCCAGGAGATGCTCCGCCAAGGAAAAAGCATTACCGACGCCAGACGCGGAGGAGCCAGCGGATGCGTGGAGGTGGGAGCCTTTGGAACCGAGGCCTACTGGCTTTCGGGCTACTTCAATATCCCCAAGATATTCGAGCTTACCCTAAATAACGGATACGACCCCAGAACCTCGCAGCAGCTTGGCCCCAAAACAGGCGACGCCGCCGCCTTCACCTCCTACGAGGAGCTGCTTAAAGCTTTCGAGGAGCAGGTAAACCACTTTATGCGCATCAAGATTGAGGGTAACGTAAAGAACGAGCGCATATTTGCCCAGTTTATGCCCGTTCCTTTCCTCTCCATTTTGGTGGACGACTGCATAACCAACGGTGTAGACTACAACGCAGGCGGAGCACGCTACAACACCACCTACGTACAGGGTGTAGGACTCGGAACCATTACCGACTGCCTCTCGGCCATCAAATTCCACGTCTTCGAAAAGAAGAACGTAAGCATGAGCATCATGCTGCAAGCGCTAAGAAGCAACTTCGAAGGCTACCAAAACCTGCGCAACGAGCTTATATTCAATACGCCAAAGTATGGTAACGACGACGATCGCGCAGATAGATGCCTAAACGAGGTATTTGAGATATACTACAACGCGGTTGACGGAAAGCCAAACCCCAGAGGTGGCGTACACCGAGTAGACCTGCTTCCAACCACCTGCCACATCTACTTTGGTAAGGTAACCGGAGCATTACCCGATGGAAGAAAGGCCAACACCCCTCTTTCTGAAGGTATATCCCCCTCGCAAGGCTGCGACACCAACGGACCTACCGCTGCCATAAAGTCGGCTTCCAAAATAGACCACGTACGAACAGGAGGAACGCTGCTAAACATGAAATTTGCTCCCCAATTCTTTAAAAACGAGGAGGCTATTAAGCGTGTATCCAGCTTAGTTCGCAGCTACTTTAAGCTAGATGGCCACCATATTCAGTTTAACGTGGTTAATGCCGACACGCTCCGAAAAGCGCAGAAGCAACCAGAGCTATACCGCGATCTGATTGTAAGAGTTGCGGGCTTCAGCGACTACTTCAACGATCTGGGTCCTGAGCTCCAAAACGAAATTATCACTCGCACCGAGCATGAATCCATATAG